The Desulfovibrio desulfuricans region AATCCGCCGCGCAAAGCAACGTGCTTTCCTGCAACAAGTGGTTGCTGATTCTTGTTTTCCAGCGAAATTTCACTACCCCATACTTTCATGAGCGGGTGCGCCATGCGCAAATTTCCCTTCCTCAGGGCCGCACGTTCGTCAGAGTCGGCCTCCCCTGAGCACCGTTTGCTCTCCGCCGAAATTCTGAAGCCCTTGTCTCTTCGTGAGCGGGAGCGCCGTGCGATGGATTTTGTTCTCCGGCAAGGAAAAATATTGTCCGTGGAGGGAGTGTACATAGCGGTACTCGACCGACACCGGGCAATATTTTGACGCAGCCGGAGGGCAAAAGCCACGCACGGCACACCCGCTCACATAATTTTCATGGAAGCGGAGAGACCGGGAACAACCTGACAAACAACACGAATATCCTTGCTGCCAAAACCCGCGTCATCCAGCGTGGCAAATATGTCCGCCTCGGTCACTTCCACCCGCGCGCCGCTGACGCCAGCCGCCTCCAGCCTGTCACGCAGCATGGCGCTGGCCCGCTGGCGGGCTTCGCTCAGGCTGTAGCCCTTGCCAATGCGCTCGGTCAGCTCCAGGGCCGGGATTGTCAGCACGCAGCGCCCGGTATCGGCATAGAGTTCCAGCGCGTCTGTTGGCAGGGTCAGGGCCGCGCCCACGGCATTGGCGACATCTGCGTATGGCGGTGTTTCCACGGGCATGTTCAGGGCTTTGGACATGCGCCGGGCAACGCAGGCCGCAGGGCCGCCCACCAGCCACACGTGCTGCGGGCGCGCCTCGCGCACTGCCTTGAGGGCCGCCAGGGTGTAAATGGGGCGGGCATTGATGCCATCAGTCAGGGCGCTGGCGGCGGCGGCCACCTGCGCAAGGGCATCGTCTGCGGCCATTTGGGCCAGAGATTCCGGGGACAGGCCGTGCTCTGCGGCCAGTGCGGCAATGCCCGCCGTGGATGCGGTCACATCGCCCGCCACGGCATCCCCGCCATTGATACCCTGCGCGCCAGTCGAGCCAGCGACAAAATTCAATACGTTCAGGGCATCCAGCAGGGTGGGACGGGAACCGCCAAAGGCCATGGCCGGGCCTTCGCGCAAGGGGCCGACATGAACCGGGCGCGCAGCGCCGGGCGCGGTATCCACCGCAAGCAGCGAATCGCCGCCCACACCGATGGAAACCGAAGCCAGAGCGCGCACAAGGGTGCGCCGCCCCTTGAGCAGCATGCCGTCCCTGTCCACTACCGGAGATCCGTCCACAAAGAGCGCCATATCT contains the following coding sequences:
- a CDS encoding hydantoinase/oxoprolinase family protein; translation: MSETYVLGIDAGGTHTDAVLLACDAAAEELAPGEIGAEGLGAEALPPARLVASAKARTRHDNLPASVREVLAALATAAPGCDFGAISRVTLGATLAVNALVQDRADPVGLALSAGPGLDPHRFAMGAHVCVVPGGLDHRGVEVSPLRTASLPAAVREWEAAGVAAVACVGKFSPRNAVHELAMSEAVRSAVPQMSITVGHRLSGRLNFPRRMATAYFNAAVQRLHNEFLDAVEAALAEAGITASVRLLKADGGAVPLTLSRREPVQSILSGPAASVMGVLALCGGSKAMRQGCSLLLDMGGTTTDMALFVDGSPVVDRDGMLLKGRRTLVRALASVSIGVGGDSLLAVDTAPGAARPVHVGPLREGPAMAFGGSRPTLLDALNVLNFVAGSTGAQGINGGDAVAGDVTASTAGIAALAAEHGLSPESLAQMAADDALAQVAAAASALTDGINARPIYTLAALKAVREARPQHVWLVGGPAACVARRMSKALNMPVETPPYADVANAVGAALTLPTDALELYADTGRCVLTIPALELTERIGKGYSLSEARQRASAMLRDRLEAAGVSGARVEVTEADIFATLDDAGFGSKDIRVVCQVVPGLSASMKIM